The following proteins are encoded in a genomic region of Actinomadura sp. NAK00032:
- a CDS encoding CU044_5270 family protein has product MTMDELQMIREAYGEPEPPTPRETTEARALLSDGRPRRRARLGRGLRIGLGAVAAGAAVAVAVTVTGTGAPAPPSRPAGQVDLGREAVLAAAAKAEEKGAAQPVGKYWFTDQVSGQSYIVRAATGDYAIVGAHSESFSWTGAKPGMGTALYGREIPSRPLTKQDAALWEKAGAPSKFRVWSNDHYYTYDRSTTEWDSEADARGGGRFVIPGTGREPLTLAEVQRLPEDPAALAEMFFKPSVLKDKERAGPLSRLATPRAKLGIAARLLEGTPLPPGVRAGLMRALAAQPGITAVGAATDPLGRPAVALVADDAPATVDGEFGAPPEERGTFRSRSELLFDKATGELLAEQRVLTEPGGAYRNREPGFVINYWAVRASGWTDSKPEPPAKPPF; this is encoded by the coding sequence ATGACCATGGATGAGCTGCAGATGATCCGCGAGGCGTACGGGGAGCCGGAGCCGCCGACCCCGCGGGAGACGACCGAGGCCCGCGCCCTGCTGTCGGACGGGCGGCCGCGCCGCCGCGCCCGCCTCGGCCGGGGGTTGCGGATCGGGCTCGGCGCGGTCGCCGCCGGCGCGGCCGTCGCCGTCGCCGTCACGGTCACCGGGACCGGTGCGCCGGCGCCGCCGTCCCGTCCGGCTGGGCAGGTCGACCTCGGCCGGGAGGCCGTGCTGGCCGCCGCGGCGAAGGCCGAGGAGAAGGGCGCGGCGCAGCCCGTCGGCAAGTACTGGTTCACCGACCAGGTCTCGGGCCAGTCGTACATCGTCCGGGCCGCGACCGGCGACTACGCGATCGTCGGCGCGCACAGCGAGTCCTTCAGCTGGACCGGGGCGAAACCGGGCATGGGCACGGCGCTGTACGGGCGCGAGATCCCGTCCCGGCCGCTGACGAAGCAGGACGCGGCGCTCTGGGAGAAGGCTGGGGCGCCGTCGAAGTTCCGGGTCTGGTCGAACGACCACTACTACACCTACGACCGGTCGACGACGGAGTGGGACAGCGAGGCCGACGCGCGGGGCGGCGGCAGGTTCGTCATCCCCGGGACGGGCCGCGAACCACTGACCCTGGCCGAGGTCCAGCGGCTTCCCGAGGACCCCGCCGCCCTCGCCGAGATGTTCTTCAAGCCGTCCGTGCTGAAGGACAAGGAGCGCGCCGGCCCGCTCAGCCGGCTCGCGACCCCACGCGCCAAGCTCGGCATCGCGGCGCGGCTGCTGGAGGGCACGCCCCTGCCGCCCGGAGTGCGCGCCGGGCTGATGCGGGCGCTGGCCGCCCAGCCCGGCATCACGGCGGTCGGCGCGGCCACCGACCCGCTCGGCCGGCCCGCCGTCGCGCTGGTCGCCGACGACGCCCCGGCGACGGTCGACGGCGAGTTCGGCGCGCCGCCGGAGGAGCGCGGCACGTTCCGGTCGCGCTCGGAGCTCCTGTTCGACAAGGCGACCGGTGAGCTGCTCGCCGAGCAGCGCGTGCTGACCGAGCCGGGCGGCGCCTACCGGAACCGCGAGCCCGGGTTCGTGATCAACTACTGGGCCGTCCGCGCGTCGGGCTGGACGGACAGCAAGCCCGAGCCGCCCGCGAAGCCGCCCTTCTGA
- a CDS encoding RNA polymerase sigma factor — translation MAQQRPPDPGGDDPDAAAIVRSRRDPAAFAEIFHRHFAAIHGYAARRLGADAADDVAAETFLAAFRKRDRFDPERGTVRPWLYGIATRLIGSHRRAEGRRYRALARTPAEYAHDGHEDLVAARVTAGGAGAALADALARLPRGDRDVLLLVALADLSYEEVGQALGLKTGTVASRLHRARRRLRESLGGTNPALIVEETPA, via the coding sequence ATGGCCCAGCAACGCCCACCGGACCCCGGTGGGGACGACCCCGACGCGGCGGCGATCGTGCGGTCGCGGCGCGACCCGGCCGCGTTCGCGGAGATCTTCCACCGCCACTTCGCCGCGATCCACGGCTACGCGGCGCGGCGGCTCGGCGCGGACGCGGCGGACGACGTCGCCGCCGAGACGTTCCTCGCCGCGTTCCGCAAGCGGGACCGGTTCGACCCGGAGCGCGGGACCGTCCGCCCCTGGCTGTACGGCATCGCGACGCGGCTGATCGGGTCGCACCGGCGGGCGGAGGGCCGCCGCTACCGGGCGCTCGCGCGCACCCCCGCCGAGTACGCCCACGACGGCCACGAGGACCTCGTCGCGGCGCGGGTCACCGCCGGCGGCGCGGGCGCGGCCCTGGCCGACGCGCTGGCCCGGCTGCCGCGCGGGGACCGCGACGTCCTGCTGCTGGTGGCGCTGGCCGACCTGTCCTACGAGGAGGTCGGGCAGGCGCTCGGCCTGAAGACGGGCACCGTCGCGTCCCGCCTGCACCGTGCCCGGCGCCGCCTGCGGGAGTCGCTCGGCGGAACCAACCCCGCGCTGATCGTTGAGGAGACGCCCGCATGA
- a CDS encoding CU044_5270 family protein has translation MSMNEMDRVRDLLREPPPPSAKSTAQALDLLEDEMAGRRVRARRPRRFGFGWSAGLGIGLVAAGAAAAVAVALTGQGTPGSPGSPDAPPGVDLNKQAVLAAAAKVELTPTGKYWYTDCIDGQSYIVRAKTGTYAIVGAASESFSWTGVKKGTGEAYYGRDLPARPLTAKDEALWKKAGSPSKFRVWSNDHYYTYAAKATKWRSDGPEVGIDPEGGGEFLGEPVEEWQDLPTDPAALAEKFLSGNEARGGMVPRANGGRKPTEAQTASAGIWRTSSILGGTPVPPKVRAGLMRALASRPGITAIGRVADPLGRDGVALAAPERTAKITGEYGGPKAEQGTYGHRLVIVFDEKTGGVLSVQDTLTKPGGPYAEMKPGFIINYMAVRSSGWTDTKPKPPAQLPF, from the coding sequence ATGAGCATGAACGAGATGGACCGGGTCCGGGACCTGCTGCGCGAGCCCCCGCCCCCGTCGGCGAAGAGCACGGCGCAGGCGCTGGACCTGCTGGAGGACGAGATGGCGGGCCGGCGCGTCCGGGCGCGGCGGCCGCGGCGGTTCGGGTTCGGGTGGTCGGCCGGGCTGGGGATCGGGCTGGTCGCGGCCGGTGCCGCGGCGGCCGTCGCGGTGGCGCTCACCGGCCAGGGGACGCCCGGTTCGCCGGGATCGCCGGACGCGCCGCCCGGCGTCGACCTCAACAAGCAGGCGGTGCTCGCGGCGGCGGCCAAGGTCGAGCTGACCCCGACCGGCAAGTACTGGTACACCGACTGCATCGACGGGCAGTCGTACATCGTCCGGGCCAAGACCGGCACGTACGCGATCGTCGGCGCCGCGAGCGAGTCGTTCAGCTGGACCGGCGTGAAGAAGGGCACCGGCGAGGCGTACTACGGGCGCGACCTCCCGGCCCGGCCGCTCACGGCGAAGGACGAGGCGCTCTGGAAGAAGGCCGGGTCGCCGTCGAAGTTCCGGGTCTGGTCGAACGATCACTACTACACCTACGCGGCGAAGGCCACGAAGTGGCGGTCGGACGGCCCCGAGGTCGGGATCGATCCGGAGGGCGGCGGCGAGTTCCTGGGCGAGCCGGTCGAGGAGTGGCAGGACCTGCCGACCGACCCGGCCGCGCTCGCCGAGAAGTTCCTGAGCGGCAACGAGGCGCGCGGGGGAATGGTCCCCCGGGCGAACGGCGGCCGGAAGCCGACCGAGGCGCAGACGGCCTCCGCCGGGATCTGGCGGACGTCCTCGATCCTCGGCGGTACCCCCGTCCCGCCGAAGGTGCGGGCGGGGCTGATGCGGGCGCTGGCCTCCCGGCCGGGCATCACGGCGATCGGCCGCGTCGCCGACCCGCTGGGCCGCGACGGCGTCGCGCTGGCCGCGCCCGAGCGCACCGCGAAGATCACCGGCGAGTACGGCGGTCCGAAGGCCGAGCAGGGCACCTACGGCCACCGCCTGGTGATCGTCTTCGACGAGAAGACCGGCGGCGTCCTGTCCGTCCAGGACACGCTGACCAAGCCCGGCGGGCCGTACGCGGAGATGAAGCCCGGCTTCATCATCAACTACATGGCCGTCCGCTCGTCCGGCTGGACCGACACCAAGCCGAAGCCGCCCGCGCAACTGCCCTTCTGA
- a CDS encoding TetR/AcrR family transcriptional regulator, with protein sequence MSDKKVASVWVRPERARRGRPALSRAQIVDAALGLLDAEGLDGLSMRRLGTRLNSGATSVYWHVANKDELLELALDQVMAEVEVPAAGGDWRASATAYARSLRAMIHRHPWTVTLFGGRPMIGPNATRVMDEVLGAFGAAGFTGFGLEYALSAVVDYVIGAAGSEASWQRGQAGTSSADWVRGLGPYLAELDAERPALASHIREIWLKETGDVLEGRFAFGLACVLDGLEARRP encoded by the coding sequence GTGTCCGACAAGAAGGTGGCGTCCGTCTGGGTGCGCCCGGAACGGGCCCGGCGCGGCCGGCCCGCGCTCAGCCGGGCGCAGATCGTGGACGCCGCGCTCGGCCTGCTCGACGCCGAGGGGCTGGACGGGCTCAGCATGCGCCGCCTCGGCACCCGGCTGAACTCCGGTGCGACCTCGGTCTACTGGCACGTCGCGAACAAGGACGAACTGCTGGAGCTCGCCCTCGACCAGGTCATGGCCGAGGTGGAGGTTCCGGCCGCGGGCGGCGACTGGCGGGCGTCCGCGACCGCGTACGCGCGGAGCCTCCGCGCGATGATCCACCGGCATCCGTGGACGGTCACGCTGTTCGGCGGCCGCCCGATGATCGGCCCCAACGCGACCCGCGTCATGGACGAGGTGCTCGGCGCGTTCGGCGCCGCCGGATTCACCGGCTTCGGCCTGGAGTACGCCCTGTCCGCCGTGGTCGACTACGTGATCGGCGCGGCCGGGAGCGAGGCGAGCTGGCAGCGCGGGCAGGCCGGGACGTCCTCCGCCGACTGGGTCCGCGGGCTCGGCCCGTACCTCGCGGAGCTGGACGCCGAGCGGCCCGCCCTCGCGTCCCACATCCGCGAGATCTGGCTGAAGGAGACCGGCGACGTCCTGGAGGGCCGGTTCGCGTTCGGGCTCGCCTGCGTCCTCGACGGCCTCGAAGCCCGCCGCCCCTAG
- a CDS encoding MFS transporter has translation MAPHPRRWQILGVLCLSLFVVVVDNTILNVAIPSLLRELDATTADVQWVIDAYSLVFAGLLITAGSLGDRHGRRRAMLIGFALFGAGSLVAAFAANPAQLVATRGLMGAGGALLMPGTLSIMAQVFGPDERAKAFAIWGATSMVGLAAGPTLGGLLLEHFWWGSVFLVNVPVTVVAVAGLLLLVPESRGPRRRPDVPGAVLSTAGMAALVWAIISGPAHGWTGARTVGGLAAGIAALALFVLWQHRNPEPMLDLRLLRDRNFAGAATMIALFGFALAGMLFGLTQLLQLVLGYGPLKAGLALLPVAVAAGLGNGLGASLESRLGARPALVAGFAAVAAGFGALGLTGADGGYPALAAGLTVLGFGAGLGTPPAYSTLMAAVPPEEAGVGSAVNDAGQELGSALGVAVLGSVVSAAYAAALPDTASRAARHSLGEALALGDPALATAARDAFAHAVSVASFAAAGAMAAAALFAFVVLRPGRPAPAGAPEPVKT, from the coding sequence ATGGCACCCCATCCGCGCCGCTGGCAGATCCTCGGCGTCCTGTGCCTCAGCCTCTTCGTCGTCGTGGTCGACAACACGATCCTGAACGTGGCGATCCCGTCCCTGCTCCGGGAGCTGGACGCCACCACCGCCGACGTCCAGTGGGTGATCGACGCGTACTCGCTGGTGTTCGCCGGCCTGCTGATCACCGCGGGCAGCCTGGGCGACCGGCACGGCCGCCGCCGCGCGATGCTGATCGGCTTCGCGCTCTTCGGCGCCGGCTCGCTGGTCGCCGCCTTCGCCGCGAACCCCGCCCAGCTCGTCGCGACCCGCGGCCTCATGGGCGCCGGCGGCGCGCTGCTGATGCCCGGGACGCTGTCGATCATGGCGCAGGTGTTCGGGCCGGACGAGCGCGCCAAGGCGTTCGCCATCTGGGGCGCCACGTCCATGGTCGGGCTCGCCGCCGGGCCGACGCTCGGCGGGCTCCTGCTGGAGCACTTCTGGTGGGGCTCGGTCTTCCTGGTGAACGTGCCCGTCACGGTGGTCGCCGTGGCCGGGCTGCTGCTGCTCGTCCCCGAGTCGCGCGGGCCGCGCCGCCGCCCCGACGTGCCCGGCGCCGTGCTGTCCACCGCCGGCATGGCGGCGCTGGTGTGGGCGATCATCTCCGGGCCCGCGCACGGCTGGACGGGCGCCCGCACGGTCGGCGGCCTCGCCGCCGGGATCGCCGCGCTCGCCCTGTTCGTCCTGTGGCAGCACCGCAACCCCGAGCCGATGCTGGACCTGCGCCTGCTCCGCGACCGGAACTTCGCGGGCGCCGCGACCATGATCGCGCTGTTCGGCTTCGCGCTCGCCGGGATGCTGTTCGGGCTGACCCAGCTTCTCCAGCTCGTCCTCGGGTACGGGCCGCTCAAGGCGGGGCTGGCACTGCTTCCCGTCGCCGTCGCCGCGGGCCTCGGCAACGGTCTGGGCGCGTCCCTGGAGTCGCGGCTGGGTGCCCGTCCCGCCCTCGTCGCCGGGTTCGCCGCCGTGGCGGCCGGGTTCGGCGCACTCGGCCTCACCGGAGCGGACGGCGGCTACCCCGCGCTCGCCGCCGGGCTCACCGTCCTCGGCTTCGGCGCGGGGCTCGGCACCCCGCCCGCCTACAGCACGCTCATGGCCGCCGTCCCGCCCGAGGAGGCCGGGGTCGGCTCGGCGGTGAACGACGCCGGGCAGGAACTCGGCAGCGCGCTCGGCGTCGCCGTCCTCGGCAGCGTCGTCTCCGCCGCCTACGCCGCCGCCCTCCCGGACACCGCCTCCCGCGCCGCCCGCCACTCCCTCGGCGAGGCCCTGGCGCTCGGCGACCCCGCCCTCGCCACCGCCGCGCGGGACGCCTTCGCCCACGCGGTCTCGGTCGCCTCCTTCGCGGCGGCGGGGGCGATGGCGGCCGCCGCCCTCTTCGCCTTCGTCGTGCTCCGCCCCGGCCGCCCGGCCCCGGCCGGCGCCCCCGAGCCCGTCAAGACCTGA
- a CDS encoding 3-hydroxyacyl-CoA dehydrogenase, translated as MRWRRTSEEATVEDWARRVTTIRVIGTGAMGRGIAQLAAAGGLTVELADIRMEAVVSAAEYIGGMFDMLASKGRMTAEEAAAAMGRLRPVGEPLTPFQDCDLVVEAVREDIDTKRELFTSLEKVCPKHTVLVTNTSSLPVTAIAAALEDPSRVAGLHFFNPVPLMRLVEVIPGARTAEWIPGALADLVRRLGHEPVLAPDAPGFLVNHAGRGLVTEALQILSEGVAEPVDVDRVARDVLGLKMGPCELLDLTGMDVSHPVMESIWTGFYTEPRFRPSRLGRARLEAGLHGRKTGEGFYKYLDGAKQEPPEVTVPAVEPRPVWVHGDVRDALGALLSTSGVEVESGDEPSDRAVVLVAPLGQSTVSAAEGLPVERTLGVDPLGGFFTRLTVMVHPGLDKDAGRAALAALAATGRSVTVVRDAPAPVAQRLLASIVNVGCGIAEQRLARPQDVDTAVRLGLGYPRGPLEWGEHEGADRVLQILRGLHETTGDPRYRPSTWLTERAALALPLTAAGTAPSDLTG; from the coding sequence ATGCGGTGGAGGCGGACGAGCGAGGAGGCGACGGTGGAGGACTGGGCGCGGCGGGTCACGACGATCCGCGTGATCGGCACCGGGGCGATGGGGCGCGGGATCGCGCAGCTCGCCGCGGCGGGCGGGCTGACCGTGGAGCTGGCGGACATCCGCATGGAGGCCGTGGTCAGCGCGGCGGAGTACATCGGCGGCATGTTCGACATGCTCGCGAGCAAGGGGCGGATGACGGCCGAGGAGGCCGCGGCGGCCATGGGACGGCTCCGGCCGGTCGGGGAGCCGCTCACCCCGTTCCAGGACTGCGATCTCGTGGTGGAGGCCGTCCGGGAGGACATCGACACCAAGCGGGAACTGTTCACCTCCCTGGAGAAGGTCTGCCCGAAGCACACGGTCCTGGTGACCAACACCAGTTCGCTGCCCGTCACGGCGATCGCGGCGGCTCTGGAGGATCCGTCCAGGGTGGCGGGGCTGCACTTCTTCAATCCGGTGCCGCTGATGCGTCTCGTCGAGGTGATCCCGGGGGCGCGTACGGCGGAGTGGATTCCGGGCGCGCTCGCCGACCTCGTCCGGCGCCTCGGCCACGAACCCGTGCTCGCGCCGGACGCGCCTGGCTTCCTCGTCAACCACGCTGGGCGCGGCCTGGTGACGGAGGCTCTCCAGATCCTCTCCGAAGGGGTCGCGGAGCCCGTCGACGTCGACCGCGTCGCGCGGGACGTCCTGGGCCTGAAGATGGGGCCGTGCGAGCTGCTCGACCTCACGGGGATGGACGTGTCGCACCCGGTGATGGAGTCCATCTGGACGGGGTTCTACACAGAGCCCCGGTTCCGTCCGTCCAGGCTTGGACGGGCACGCCTAGAGGCCGGTCTGCACGGACGTAAGACGGGCGAGGGCTTCTACAAGTACCTGGACGGCGCCAAGCAAGAGCCGCCGGAGGTCACCGTCCCGGCGGTGGAGCCGCGCCCAGTGTGGGTGCACGGGGACGTCCGTGACGCGCTCGGCGCACTGCTCTCCACGTCCGGCGTAGAGGTCGAGTCGGGTGACGAGCCGTCCGACCGGGCCGTCGTTCTGGTCGCGCCCTTGGGGCAGAGCACGGTCAGCGCCGCTGAGGGGCTGCCCGTAGAGCGCACCTTGGGCGTGGACCCGCTCGGTGGGTTCTTCACCCGCCTGACCGTGATGGTGCACCCGGGCCTGGACAAGGACGCGGGCCGCGCGGCCCTCGCCGCCCTCGCGGCCACGGGACGTTCCGTGACCGTCGTCCGCGACGCCCCGGCCCCGGTCGCCCAGCGGCTCCTCGCCTCGATCGTGAACGTGGGCTGCGGGATCGCCGAGCAGCGCCTCGCCCGCCCGCAGGACGTCGACACCGCCGTCCGCCTCGGCCTCGGCTACCCGCGCGGCCCGCTGGAGTGGGGCGAGCACGAGGGCGCCGACCGCGTCCTGCAGATCCTGCGGGGCCTCCACGAGACCACCGGCGACCCCCGCTACCGTCCGAGCACCTGGCTGACCGAACGCGCGGCCCTCGCCCTCCCCCTCACCGCCGCCGGCACCGCCCCGTCCGACCTCACCGGCTGA
- a CDS encoding acetyl-CoA C-acetyltransferase produces the protein MRDAVICEPLRTPIGRFGGALKSVPPVQLAATVIRALVERTGLPGDAIDEVVLGNCYPTADAPAIGRVAALDAGLPISVGGSQVDRRCGSGLQAVLDAAMQIQTGVSDVVIAGGAESMSSAPFYTTQARWGVRGPSLELHDALAQGRVTAGGVNHPVPGGMLETAENLRREYGIGREEQDELTVRSHRRAVAAQQSGVFAEEIVPVTVASRKGDTVVDTDEHPRPDTTMESLAKLRPVLGKKDAEATVTAGNASGQNDAAAACVVTTPERAAELGLRPLVRLVSWGRAGVPPETMGIGPVPATAKALAAAGLTLADIDLIELNEAFAAQVLAVTREWGLKDADWDRVNVHGSGISLGHPVGATGARILATLAREMHRRGARYGLETMCIGGGQGLAAVFERV, from the coding sequence ATGCGCGACGCGGTGATCTGCGAGCCGCTACGGACCCCGATAGGCCGGTTCGGCGGGGCGCTGAAGTCCGTCCCGCCCGTCCAGCTCGCCGCCACCGTCATCCGCGCCCTGGTGGAACGCACCGGCCTGCCCGGCGATGCGATCGACGAGGTCGTCCTCGGCAACTGCTACCCCACGGCCGACGCTCCCGCCATCGGACGCGTCGCCGCGCTCGACGCGGGTCTGCCGATCTCCGTCGGCGGCTCGCAGGTCGACCGGCGGTGCGGGTCCGGGCTCCAGGCGGTGCTGGACGCGGCCATGCAGATCCAGACCGGCGTCAGCGACGTGGTCATCGCGGGCGGCGCGGAGAGCATGAGCAGCGCACCCTTCTATACGACGCAGGCGCGCTGGGGCGTGCGCGGGCCGTCCCTCGAACTGCACGACGCGCTCGCGCAGGGCCGCGTCACCGCCGGAGGCGTCAACCATCCGGTGCCCGGCGGCATGCTGGAGACCGCCGAGAACCTGCGCCGCGAGTACGGCATCGGGCGCGAGGAGCAGGACGAGCTGACCGTCCGCTCCCATCGGCGTGCCGTCGCCGCCCAGCAGTCGGGCGTGTTCGCTGAGGAGATCGTCCCGGTGACCGTCGCGTCCCGGAAGGGCGACACGGTCGTCGACACCGACGAGCACCCGCGCCCGGACACGACGATGGAGAGCCTGGCGAAGCTGCGTCCCGTCCTCGGGAAGAAGGACGCCGAGGCCACCGTGACGGCGGGCAACGCCAGCGGCCAGAACGACGCGGCCGCCGCCTGCGTCGTCACCACCCCCGAGCGCGCCGCCGAACTCGGGCTGCGGCCGCTCGTCCGGCTCGTCTCATGGGGCCGCGCCGGAGTGCCGCCGGAGACGATGGGCATCGGCCCCGTCCCCGCCACGGCGAAGGCGCTCGCCGCCGCCGGCCTCACCCTCGCCGACATCGACCTCATCGAGCTGAACGAGGCGTTCGCCGCGCAGGTCCTCGCCGTCACCCGCGAATGGGGCCTGAAGGACGCCGACTGGGACCGCGTCAACGTGCACGGCTCCGGCATCTCCCTCGGCCACCCCGTCGGCGCGACCGGCGCCCGCATCCTCGCCACGCTCGCCCGCGAGATGCACCGCCGCGGCGCCCGCTACGGCCTGGAGACCATGTGCATCGGCGGCGGCCAGGGCCTCGCCGCCGTCTTCGAACGCGTCTAG
- a CDS encoding DUF2182 domain-containing protein — MLTHERHLGHGPARQRAPAAEHARDAPAGARGRMREGLFVLVLLVLSALAWLAVHRLAMPDMRAGILTGGAERSGDGMAAMPMERSIGAGLFLGTWLVMMAAMMLPAVTPVIVRIDRLMRRRGARRTTAYLLAAGYLAVWAAAGVAAYGLFLLFQPVAAAGDTAVAVRAGAVVLLFAGAYQLSPLKRACLRLCRSPLAIVVRHGERITAGPGGALLAGVHHGAFCLGCCWALMAVLLAAGMMSLVWMGVIAAVILAERVWRHGELLSRPLGAAMIVFGLVLLAAPGAAPSLT; from the coding sequence ATGCTGACGCATGAGCGCCACCTCGGCCACGGCCCGGCGCGGCAACGCGCACCGGCCGCCGAGCACGCGCGCGACGCCCCGGCCGGTGCGCGTGGGCGGATGCGCGAGGGCCTGTTCGTCCTGGTGCTTCTCGTGCTCTCCGCGCTCGCCTGGCTGGCGGTCCACCGGCTGGCCATGCCGGACATGCGCGCCGGAATCCTGACCGGCGGCGCCGAGCGCTCCGGGGACGGGATGGCGGCGATGCCGATGGAGCGGTCCATCGGGGCGGGCCTGTTCCTCGGCACCTGGCTGGTGATGATGGCCGCGATGATGCTGCCCGCGGTGACGCCGGTGATCGTCCGGATCGACCGGCTGATGCGGCGGCGCGGCGCGCGGAGGACGACCGCCTACCTCCTCGCGGCGGGCTACCTGGCCGTCTGGGCGGCGGCCGGGGTGGCGGCGTACGGCCTGTTCCTGCTGTTCCAGCCGGTGGCGGCGGCGGGCGACACGGCGGTCGCCGTGCGGGCGGGCGCCGTGGTGCTGCTGTTCGCGGGCGCCTACCAGCTCAGCCCCCTGAAACGGGCGTGCCTGCGGCTGTGCCGCTCGCCCCTCGCCATCGTCGTGCGGCACGGCGAGCGGATCACCGCGGGTCCCGGCGGCGCGCTTCTCGCCGGCGTCCACCACGGGGCCTTCTGCCTCGGCTGCTGCTGGGCGCTGATGGCCGTGCTGCTCGCCGCCGGGATGATGAGCCTGGTCTGGATGGGGGTCATCGCGGCGGTGATCCTCGCGGAGCGGGTCTGGCGGCACGGGGAACTGCTGAGCCGGCCGCTCGGCGCCGCGATGATCGTCTTCGGGCTGGTGCTGCTCGCCGCTCCCGGGGCCGCACCGTCGCTGACCTAG
- a CDS encoding DUF1326 domain-containing protein: MTETTGIPRWHLTGDWFDVCKCTIPCPCTYAQPPTYGDCDGVLAWRIREGRYGEVALDGLNVVMLGSFVGNVWGEHSDAYAAVFLDERADDAQRAALGKIFGGEAGGWPAQLVGMLAPEVRGVEFSPVAISVDDDLAAWGAEVPGRVVARAEALTGPTTPEGARVQTLNPPGAETGPGQVATWGRALTDRADAYGFSWEWDGRSSKHIPFDWTGPD, translated from the coding sequence ATGACCGAGACCACCGGCATCCCGCGCTGGCACCTCACCGGCGACTGGTTCGATGTCTGCAAATGCACCATCCCGTGCCCGTGCACGTACGCGCAGCCCCCCACGTACGGCGACTGCGACGGCGTGCTGGCATGGCGCATCCGTGAAGGACGGTACGGAGAGGTCGCGCTCGACGGCCTCAACGTCGTGATGCTCGGCTCATTCGTCGGGAACGTGTGGGGCGAGCACTCCGACGCCTACGCGGCCGTCTTCCTGGACGAGCGCGCCGACGACGCCCAGCGCGCGGCGCTCGGGAAGATCTTCGGCGGGGAGGCCGGCGGCTGGCCGGCGCAGCTGGTGGGGATGCTCGCCCCCGAGGTGCGCGGGGTGGAGTTCTCCCCCGTGGCGATCTCGGTCGACGACGACCTCGCCGCCTGGGGCGCGGAGGTGCCGGGCCGGGTCGTGGCGCGGGCCGAGGCGCTGACCGGGCCCACGACGCCCGAGGGCGCGCGGGTGCAGACCCTCAACCCTCCCGGTGCGGAGACCGGTCCGGGCCAGGTCGCCACGTGGGGCCGCGCCCTCACCGACCGGGCCGACGCCTACGGATTCAGCTGGGAGTGGGACGGCCGCTCCAGCAAGCACATCCCGTTCGACTGGACCGGTCCCGACTAG
- a CDS encoding TIGR03086 family metal-binding protein, which produces MTSTPDLTPAARRMAELLAGVRDVQLTAPTPCEDTSLVGLIGHVDGLVIAFTQAATKDIPEGGSQPPSDVPSELSPDWRTRIPEQLDALAAAWLSPDAWHGMTEAGGITMSGAEAGNVAMNELVVHGWDIARASGQPYAAGADEIESCLAFVYPAVEQSDGKGVPGLFGPAVPTSGDAAPLDRLIALTGRDPSWTPDRT; this is translated from the coding sequence ATGACCTCGACGCCAGACCTCACTCCCGCCGCCCGGCGGATGGCCGAGCTGCTCGCCGGCGTCCGCGACGTCCAGCTCACCGCGCCGACGCCGTGCGAGGACACCTCCCTCGTCGGCCTGATCGGCCACGTGGACGGGCTGGTGATCGCCTTCACGCAGGCCGCCACGAAGGACATCCCCGAGGGCGGCTCGCAGCCCCCGTCCGACGTCCCGTCCGAGCTCTCCCCGGACTGGCGCACCCGCATCCCCGAGCAGCTCGACGCGCTCGCCGCCGCCTGGCTCTCTCCCGACGCCTGGCACGGCATGACCGAGGCCGGCGGCATCACGATGTCCGGCGCGGAGGCCGGGAACGTCGCGATGAACGAACTGGTCGTCCACGGCTGGGACATCGCCCGCGCCAGCGGGCAGCCCTACGCGGCCGGGGCGGACGAGATCGAGTCGTGCCTCGCCTTCGTCTACCCGGCCGTCGAGCAGAGCGACGGCAAGGGCGTCCCCGGCCTGTTCGGCCCGGCCGTGCCGACCTCCGGCGACGCCGCCCCCCTCGACCGCCTCATCGCCCTGACCGGCCGCGACCCGTCCTGGACCCCCGACCGAACCTGA